A part of Streptomyces sp. NBC_00557 genomic DNA contains:
- a CDS encoding glycoside hydrolase 5 family protein → MPPAVRFGVNYTPSVGWFHHWLDFDLDTVRADLDAIAALGLDHIRVFPLWPYFQPNRTLVRPRAVEHLVALADAAAERGLDVNVDGLQGHLSSFDFLPAWTRTWHRRNLFTDPDVVDGQAAYLRTLAAALAGRPNFIGMTVGNEVNQFAAGPHPDPDRITPEQAERWLVRMLAACAEGAPDRLHLHASYDAAWYQDDQPFTPGHSARLGDLTAVHSWVFNGTAQRHGRASVPAEHHAAYLVELSKAWAEEPHRPVWLQEVGAPVPLVPPEHAAAFTEATVAHALDCPDLWGVTWWCSYDVSRDLADFPELEYGLGLLTNDRTPKDVARVLAGAARGPHTVPAPRTTALVVPGDPGRRSRCAPGGAVFDAFFRLVADGARPTTVLDTRADDKEHLAARGVTELVAPDQVLPAVPGQ, encoded by the coding sequence ATGCCCCCTGCCGTGCGCTTCGGCGTCAACTACACCCCCAGCGTCGGCTGGTTCCACCACTGGCTCGACTTCGACCTCGACACCGTGCGCGCCGACCTCGACGCGATCGCCGCGCTCGGCCTCGACCACATCCGCGTCTTCCCGCTCTGGCCGTACTTCCAGCCCAACCGCACCCTGGTCCGGCCCCGCGCCGTCGAACACCTCGTGGCCCTCGCCGACGCCGCCGCCGAACGCGGACTCGACGTCAACGTCGACGGGCTGCAGGGGCACCTGAGCAGCTTCGACTTCCTGCCCGCCTGGACCCGCACCTGGCACCGCCGCAACCTCTTCACCGACCCCGACGTCGTCGACGGCCAGGCCGCCTACCTGCGCACCCTCGCCGCCGCCCTCGCCGGCCGGCCGAACTTCATCGGCATGACCGTCGGCAACGAGGTCAACCAGTTCGCCGCCGGCCCCCACCCCGACCCCGACCGGATCACGCCCGAACAGGCCGAGCGGTGGCTCGTGCGGATGCTGGCCGCCTGCGCCGAGGGCGCCCCGGACCGGCTGCATCTGCACGCCTCCTACGACGCCGCCTGGTACCAGGACGACCAGCCCTTCACCCCCGGCCACTCCGCCCGCCTCGGCGACCTCACCGCCGTGCACTCCTGGGTGTTCAACGGCACCGCCCAGCGCCACGGCCGTGCCTCCGTGCCGGCCGAGCACCACGCCGCCTACCTGGTGGAGCTGAGCAAGGCCTGGGCCGAGGAGCCGCACCGGCCGGTGTGGCTCCAGGAGGTCGGCGCGCCCGTGCCCCTCGTGCCCCCCGAGCACGCCGCCGCCTTCACCGAGGCGACCGTCGCCCACGCCCTGGACTGCCCGGACCTGTGGGGCGTCACCTGGTGGTGCTCCTACGACGTCTCCCGCGACCTCGCCGACTTCCCCGAACTCGAGTACGGGCTGGGCCTGCTGACCAACGACCGCACGCCCAAGGACGTCGCCCGCGTGCTCGCCGGCGCCGCCCGCGGTCCGCACACCGTCCCCGCACCGCGCACCACGGCCCTCGTCGTACCCGGCGACCCGGGCCGCCGCTCCCGCTGCGCGCCCGGCGGAGCCGTCTTCGACGCCTTTTTCCGCCTCGTCGCCGACGGCGCGCGTCCCACAACCGTGCTGGACACGCGCGCCGACGACAAGGAACACCTCGCCGCGCGCGGCGTCACCGAGCTGGTCGCTCCCGACCAGGTACTCCCCGCCGTTCCCGGGCAGTGA
- a CDS encoding SDR family NAD(P)-dependent oxidoreductase yields MTVTEDGSMATEDVVHGPGIDPERLAVCLSVLEELDTLDVDHPDAIKVRRATSHIYRMVKQRRRQERRAAKTAHDRAVTEATATGSAERIDDETEGILPSSKVEEGRIAGILQRPRSCYVCKTRYVEVDYFYHQLCQKCAAENRAKRDARADLTGKRALLTGGRAKIGMYIALRLLRDGAHTTITTRFPKDAIRRFKAMEDSADWLHRLEVVGIDLRDPAQAVALAEQVAEAGPLDILINNATQTVRRLPSAYAALVEGESAPLPAGELPAHHVIGAFNSGAVDGIAALPAGTSGLDAQKVADLALVAGNASVARHLDGTAIDAGGLVPDVVDSNTWVQTIEQISPVELLETQLCNYTAPFILISKLRPAMADAAKKAPSGRAYVVNVSAMEGVFSRGYKGAGHPNTNAAKAAMNMVTRTSAAEMFETDGILMTSVDTGWITDERPHYDKLRLAEAGFHAPLDLVDGAARVYDPIVRGEAGEDLYGVFLKDYAPGKW; encoded by the coding sequence ATGACGGTGACAGAAGACGGCTCCATGGCCACGGAGGACGTGGTCCACGGCCCCGGTATCGACCCGGAGCGGCTCGCCGTCTGCCTGAGCGTGCTCGAGGAGCTGGACACCCTCGACGTCGACCACCCGGACGCGATCAAGGTCCGGCGGGCCACCTCGCACATCTACCGCATGGTCAAGCAGCGCCGCCGCCAGGAGCGCCGCGCCGCCAAGACCGCGCACGACCGCGCCGTCACCGAGGCCACCGCCACCGGCTCCGCCGAGCGCATCGACGACGAGACCGAGGGCATCCTGCCGTCCTCCAAGGTCGAGGAGGGCCGGATCGCGGGCATACTCCAGCGCCCCCGCTCCTGCTACGTCTGCAAGACCCGCTATGTCGAGGTCGACTACTTCTACCACCAGCTCTGCCAGAAGTGCGCCGCCGAGAACCGCGCCAAGCGGGACGCCCGCGCCGACCTCACCGGCAAGCGCGCCCTGCTCACCGGCGGCCGGGCCAAGATCGGCATGTACATCGCGCTGCGCCTGCTGCGCGACGGCGCGCACACGACGATCACCACGCGCTTTCCCAAGGACGCCATCCGGCGCTTCAAGGCGATGGAGGACTCGGCGGACTGGCTGCACCGCCTGGAGGTCGTCGGGATCGACCTGCGCGACCCGGCGCAGGCCGTGGCCCTCGCCGAGCAGGTCGCGGAGGCGGGCCCGCTCGACATCCTGATCAACAACGCGACGCAGACCGTGCGCCGCCTGCCCTCCGCCTACGCGGCGCTGGTCGAGGGCGAGTCCGCCCCGCTGCCCGCCGGCGAACTCCCCGCCCACCACGTCATCGGCGCCTTCAACTCCGGCGCCGTCGACGGCATCGCCGCGCTGCCCGCCGGCACCAGCGGCCTGGACGCCCAGAAGGTCGCCGACCTCGCCCTCGTCGCCGGCAACGCCAGCGTCGCCCGGCACCTCGACGGCACCGCCATCGACGCCGGCGGCCTCGTCCCGGACGTCGTCGACAGCAACACCTGGGTGCAGACCATCGAGCAGATCTCCCCGGTGGAGCTGCTGGAGACCCAGCTGTGCAACTACACGGCGCCGTTCATCCTCATCAGCAAGCTGCGCCCGGCCATGGCCGACGCCGCGAAGAAGGCACCCAGCGGGCGCGCGTACGTCGTGAACGTCTCGGCGATGGAGGGTGTCTTCAGCCGCGGCTACAAGGGCGCCGGGCACCCGAACACCAACGCCGCCAAGGCCGCCATGAACATGGTCACGCGAACCAGCGCGGCCGAGATGTTCGAGACGGACGGCATCCTCATGACCTCCGTGGACACCGGCTGGATCACCGACGAGCGCCCGCACTACGACAAGCTCCGCCTCGCCGAGGCCGGCTTCCACGCGCCCCTCGACCTGGTCGACGGCGCGGCCCGCGTGTACGACCCGATCGTCCGAGGCGAGGCGGGCGAGGACCTGTACGGCGTCTTCCTGAAGGACTACGCGCCCGGCAAGTGGTGA
- a CDS encoding amidase, translating to MGDWAGRSAAEIAAAVREKRVTPREVVAEHLARIERLDGRIGAFRKVRGEAALAEADEVGSRTGLAGLPLAGVPVAVKDNLAVRGESRRDGSAATPDTPAAEDHVTVARLRTAGAVVVGLTNVPELCVFGTTEGPYGTARNPWDTTRTAGGSSGGSAAAVAAGLVPVALGNDGMGSLRIPAANCGLVTLKPGHGVVPAGIGNGDWFGMAENGALATTVEDLRLVLGVLADAGLPRTEEPPRRRIAAAVRSPLAGVSVSRPYTTAVREAAGMLTRAGHRVRRAEPPYPLSLGVTALTHWTAGTAVDAEGLDRTLLARRTRVHAAVGRRFVGPVRAGDGRERLRARLAPFFAEHDVLLTAALARRSPAAGPWHERGWLRNVLANTAYSPFTPPWNLTGWPAMSVPFGTLPSGAPCAVQLAGPPGSEGVLLELAEELERLRPWPRTAPVA from the coding sequence GTGGGTGACTGGGCCGGGCGGAGTGCCGCCGAGATTGCCGCCGCCGTACGCGAGAAGCGGGTGACACCGCGGGAGGTGGTGGCCGAGCACCTCGCGCGGATCGAGCGGCTGGACGGGCGGATCGGGGCCTTCCGGAAGGTGCGGGGCGAGGCCGCTCTCGCCGAGGCCGACGAGGTGGGCTCGCGGACCGGTCTGGCCGGCCTGCCGCTCGCGGGCGTCCCCGTGGCGGTGAAGGACAATCTCGCGGTGCGCGGCGAGTCCCGCCGCGACGGCTCGGCCGCCACCCCCGACACCCCGGCCGCCGAGGACCATGTCACGGTGGCCCGGCTGCGGACGGCCGGCGCGGTGGTCGTGGGCCTGACGAACGTGCCGGAGCTGTGTGTCTTCGGCACCACGGAGGGCCCGTACGGCACCGCCCGGAATCCGTGGGACACCACGCGCACCGCGGGCGGCTCCTCCGGCGGCAGCGCCGCCGCGGTGGCCGCGGGACTGGTGCCGGTCGCGCTCGGCAACGACGGCATGGGCTCGCTGCGCATCCCGGCGGCCAACTGCGGCCTGGTCACGCTGAAGCCGGGGCACGGCGTGGTGCCGGCGGGGATCGGCAACGGCGACTGGTTCGGCATGGCGGAGAACGGCGCTCTGGCCACCACGGTCGAGGACCTGCGGCTGGTCCTGGGCGTCCTCGCGGACGCCGGCCTGCCGCGCACGGAGGAGCCGCCGCGCCGGCGGATCGCCGCGGCCGTGCGCAGCCCGCTCGCCGGGGTGAGCGTGAGCAGACCGTATACGACCGCGGTCCGGGAGGCGGCCGGGATGCTGACGCGGGCCGGGCACCGGGTGCGGCGGGCCGAGCCGCCGTACCCGCTCTCCCTGGGGGTGACCGCGCTGACGCACTGGACGGCCGGCACCGCGGTGGACGCCGAGGGCCTGGACCGGACGCTGCTGGCCCGGCGGACCCGGGTGCACGCGGCGGTGGGCCGGCGGTTCGTGGGCCCGGTGCGCGCCGGGGACGGCCGCGAGCGGCTGCGCGCCCGGCTGGCGCCCTTCTTCGCCGAGCACGACGTGCTGCTCACCGCGGCTCTGGCCCGGCGCTCCCCCGCGGCCGGCCCGTGGCACGAGCGCGGCTGGCTGCGCAACGTGCTCGCGAACACCGCGTACTCGCCGTTCACGCCACCGTGGAACCTCACGGGCTGGCCCGCGATGTCGGTGCCGTTCGGCACGCTTCCCTCGGGCGCGCCCTGCGCCGTGCAGCTGGCCGGCCCGCCGGGGTCGGAGGGCGTGCTGCTGGAGCTGGCCGAGGAGCTGGAGCGGCTGCGCCCGTGGCCGCGGACGGCGCCGGTGGCCTGA
- a CDS encoding GNAT family N-acetyltransferase, whose amino-acid sequence MLIRQAVADDWPRIWPFWHRIVAAAETYAWDPDTSEQDARALWMHPAKRVYVAEDRAGAVTGSAYLTPNYGGPAARVANAGFMVDPDCTGRGIGRALAEHVLAEARAQGYRAMVFNAVVETNPAVALWTSLGFTVLGTVPEAFDHPRHGRVGLHIMYRSLEQRG is encoded by the coding sequence ATGCTGATCAGACAAGCCGTGGCCGACGACTGGCCGCGGATCTGGCCTTTCTGGCACCGGATCGTCGCCGCCGCCGAGACCTACGCCTGGGACCCGGACACCTCCGAGCAGGACGCCCGCGCGCTGTGGATGCACCCCGCCAAGCGCGTCTACGTCGCCGAGGACCGGGCCGGAGCCGTGACCGGCTCGGCGTACCTCACCCCCAACTACGGCGGGCCCGCCGCCCGCGTCGCCAACGCCGGTTTCATGGTCGACCCCGACTGCACGGGCCGGGGCATCGGCCGCGCCCTCGCCGAACACGTCCTGGCCGAGGCGAGGGCCCAGGGCTACCGGGCGATGGTCTTCAACGCCGTGGTCGAGACCAACCCCGCCGTCGCCCTGTGGACCTCCCTCGGTTTCACCGTCCTCGGCACCGTCCCGGAGGCCTTCGACCACCCCCGGCACGGCAGAGTGGGCCTGCACATCATGTACCGGTCGCTCGAACAGCGCGGCTGA
- a CDS encoding wax ester/triacylglycerol synthase family O-acyltransferase — protein sequence MTSDLLAPLDLAFWNIESDRHPMHLGALGVFGAHSPTAGAHAADLLAARAAAVPGLRLRIRDVWQPLAFGGAAREPAPDFDPLNHVRLHAPTADFHAAAGRLMERPLERGRPPWEAHVLPGEDGMSFAVLFKFHHALADGLRALKLAAGILDPVDLPERAPRAIEPPRGLLTDVRRLPGLVPGLVRGALSDVGRALDIGASLARSTLGMRPVSALTSAPTGTRRTAGVVVDIDDVHRVRKTAGGTVNDVLIAVVAGALRRWLEERGDRTQGVAPRALIPVSRRRPRTAHPQGNRLSGYLIRLPVDEPDPLGRLGTVRSAMVRNKDAGPNRGAGAVALLADHIPALGHRLGGPLVGQAARLWFDILVTSVPLPGLGLRLGGHELKEVYPLAPLAPGQSLAVAISTYRGHVHYGLVADAQAVPDLDRFAHAVSAELSTLLAACEV from the coding sequence GTGACTTCAGACCTGCTCGCTCCCCTCGATCTGGCGTTCTGGAACATCGAGTCCGACCGGCACCCGATGCACCTCGGCGCGCTCGGCGTCTTCGGCGCTCACTCGCCCACCGCCGGGGCGCACGCCGCCGACCTGCTCGCGGCGCGCGCCGCCGCCGTGCCCGGGCTGCGCCTGCGCATCCGCGACGTCTGGCAGCCGCTCGCCTTCGGCGGCGCGGCCCGGGAACCCGCCCCGGACTTCGACCCGCTGAACCACGTACGGCTGCACGCCCCGACCGCCGACTTCCACGCCGCCGCCGGCCGCCTCATGGAGCGCCCGCTGGAGCGCGGCCGGCCGCCGTGGGAGGCCCATGTGCTGCCCGGCGAGGACGGAATGTCCTTCGCCGTGCTGTTCAAGTTCCACCACGCCCTCGCCGACGGGCTGCGCGCGCTGAAGCTCGCCGCCGGCATCCTCGACCCGGTGGACCTGCCCGAGCGGGCGCCGCGCGCCATCGAGCCGCCGCGCGGGCTGCTGACCGATGTGCGCCGGCTGCCGGGGCTCGTCCCCGGCCTGGTCAGGGGCGCGCTGTCCGACGTCGGCCGGGCCCTGGACATCGGCGCCTCCCTCGCCCGCTCCACGCTCGGCATGCGGCCCGTCTCGGCGCTCACCTCCGCGCCGACCGGCACCCGCCGCACCGCCGGCGTCGTGGTGGACATCGACGACGTGCACCGGGTGCGCAAGACCGCCGGCGGCACGGTCAACGACGTGCTGATCGCCGTCGTCGCCGGGGCGCTGCGCCGCTGGCTGGAGGAGCGCGGCGACCGTACGCAGGGGGTCGCGCCCCGCGCCCTCATCCCGGTGTCCCGGCGCCGTCCGCGCACCGCGCACCCACAGGGCAACCGGCTCTCCGGCTATCTGATACGGCTCCCGGTGGACGAACCCGACCCGCTCGGCCGCCTCGGCACCGTGCGCTCCGCGATGGTCCGCAACAAGGACGCGGGGCCGAACCGGGGCGCCGGCGCGGTGGCGCTGCTCGCCGACCACATCCCGGCCCTCGGGCACCGGCTCGGCGGGCCGCTCGTCGGGCAGGCCGCCCGGCTGTGGTTCGACATCCTCGTCACCAGCGTGCCGCTGCCGGGGCTGGGGCTGCGGCTGGGCGGCCACGAGCTGAAGGAGGTCTACCCGCTGGCCCCGCTCGCGCCGGGCCAGTCGCTGGCGGTGGCCATCTCCACGTATCGCGGGCACGTGCACTACGGGCTGGTCGCGGACGCGCAGGCGGTGCCGGACCTGGACCGGTTCGCCCACGCGGTGTCGGCCGAGCTGTCCACGCTGCTGGCGGCGTGCGAGGTGTGA
- a CDS encoding alpha-L-fucosidase, with amino-acid sequence MSMYPRRLVLGAAAGATAVAALPLTAATPAQAAGRQAPWATVPDPVPVPLGALYDNDGIDTASARGGDFDGSGYTFPGEELPAGRIEVDGVPFDFPAPTAGAGNNVVALGQRIDLPRGHYLSAVFLTAGSYGDASGQATVHYADGSTSTAALGGADWYAAGGPLSAPYRYTPDGTKDEHTVGIGTSEVWVDPRREAVAVTLPVTHPAAANKTSLHVFALSLQPVAQGRALALRDAHSTASLLEATGAQSVEATVVNAGTVPILSGDDVSVRVDVPGARTVEPARIRRLDPGEQARVRIGIRNRAGTAPGTRQDGTVTVRGRGAQAASAPSRLTLGVADYRPTEASLAGHQAPYWFQGAKFGIFIHWGVYSVPAWAPVGKQYAEWYWDQMQDPGNPTYAYHRATYGQDFAYDDFIPRFTAERFDPRAWVELFRDAGAQYHVLTSKHHEGFALWDTKVSDRNAVRMGPRRDLVKELFEASRRYAPELHRGLYFSMPEWFNPDNPWMGHAPRNPYTLEPVPYTGYTAGKDYVHDYQAPQMLELIHGYDPEIIWCDIGGVNDSLHVLAEYFNHAKNRARPIDVTVNNRAGIAFHDFTTPEYTTYANTVVAKWESSRGLDPFSYGYNQATPDAAYMTAEEVVRSLVDIVSKNGNFLLDIGPRADGTIADILQTRLRQTGAWLRVNGEAVYDTTYWSRMAQLGEDLRFTVRPDEAFYIHSLAEPGAKLTVEAPVPVRPGDKVTMLGHDRPLTWTVSGGSLVIDVPEAARKAGRYVWVFKVDWRA; translated from the coding sequence ATGAGCATGTATCCCAGACGGCTGGTCCTGGGCGCGGCGGCCGGGGCGACGGCAGTGGCCGCCCTGCCGCTCACCGCCGCGACACCCGCGCAGGCCGCCGGACGGCAGGCGCCGTGGGCCACCGTCCCCGACCCGGTGCCCGTCCCGCTCGGCGCCCTCTACGACAACGACGGCATCGACACCGCCTCCGCCCGCGGCGGCGACTTCGACGGCTCCGGTTACACCTTCCCGGGCGAGGAACTCCCCGCGGGCCGCATCGAGGTGGACGGCGTCCCCTTCGACTTCCCCGCACCGACGGCGGGCGCCGGGAACAACGTCGTCGCGCTCGGCCAGCGCATCGACCTGCCCCGCGGCCACTACCTCTCGGCCGTCTTCCTCACCGCAGGGAGCTACGGCGACGCCTCCGGCCAGGCCACCGTCCACTACGCCGACGGCTCCACCAGCACCGCGGCCCTCGGCGGCGCCGACTGGTACGCGGCGGGCGGTCCGCTCTCGGCGCCGTACCGCTACACGCCGGACGGCACCAAGGACGAGCACACCGTCGGCATCGGGACATCGGAGGTCTGGGTCGACCCCCGGCGCGAGGCCGTCGCCGTCACCCTGCCGGTCACCCACCCCGCCGCCGCGAACAAGACGTCCCTGCACGTCTTCGCCCTCTCCCTGCAACCCGTCGCGCAGGGACGGGCCCTGGCCCTGCGCGACGCCCACTCCACCGCCTCCCTGCTGGAGGCCACCGGCGCCCAGAGCGTCGAGGCCACCGTCGTCAACGCGGGCACGGTCCCGATCCTCTCCGGCGACGACGTGTCCGTGCGCGTCGACGTCCCCGGCGCCCGCACGGTCGAACCCGCCCGCATCCGCCGCCTCGACCCCGGCGAACAGGCCCGCGTCCGCATCGGCATCCGCAACCGCGCGGGCACCGCCCCCGGCACCCGGCAGGACGGCACGGTGACCGTACGCGGCCGGGGCGCCCAAGCCGCCTCGGCGCCAAGCCGGCTGACCCTCGGCGTGGCCGACTACCGGCCCACCGAGGCCTCCCTCGCCGGACATCAGGCGCCGTACTGGTTCCAGGGCGCCAAGTTCGGCATCTTCATCCACTGGGGCGTCTACTCGGTGCCCGCCTGGGCCCCGGTCGGCAAGCAGTACGCCGAGTGGTACTGGGACCAGATGCAGGACCCCGGCAACCCGACGTACGCCTACCACCGCGCCACCTACGGCCAGGACTTCGCCTACGACGACTTCATCCCGCGCTTCACCGCCGAGCGCTTCGACCCGCGCGCCTGGGTGGAGCTGTTCCGCGACGCCGGCGCCCAGTACCACGTGCTGACCTCCAAGCACCACGAGGGCTTCGCCCTGTGGGACACCAAGGTCTCCGACCGCAACGCCGTGCGGATGGGCCCCCGACGGGACCTGGTCAAGGAGCTGTTCGAGGCCTCCCGGCGGTACGCCCCCGAACTCCACCGCGGGCTCTACTTCTCCATGCCGGAGTGGTTCAACCCCGACAACCCGTGGATGGGCCACGCCCCGCGCAACCCGTACACCCTGGAGCCGGTCCCGTACACGGGATACACCGCGGGCAAGGACTACGTGCACGACTACCAGGCCCCGCAGATGCTCGAACTGATCCACGGCTACGACCCGGAGATCATCTGGTGCGACATCGGCGGCGTGAACGACAGCCTCCATGTCCTCGCCGAGTACTTCAACCACGCCAAGAACCGGGCCCGCCCGATCGACGTGACCGTCAACAACCGTGCGGGCATCGCCTTCCACGACTTCACCACGCCCGAGTACACGACGTACGCCAACACGGTCGTCGCCAAGTGGGAGTCCAGCCGGGGGCTCGATCCGTTCAGCTACGGCTACAACCAGGCCACCCCGGACGCCGCCTACATGACGGCCGAGGAGGTCGTGCGCAGCCTGGTCGACATCGTTTCGAAGAACGGCAACTTCCTGCTGGACATCGGTCCGCGCGCCGACGGCACCATCGCGGACATCCTGCAGACCCGGCTGCGCCAGACGGGCGCCTGGCTCAGGGTCAACGGCGAGGCGGTCTACGACACGACGTACTGGTCGCGGATGGCCCAGCTCGGCGAGGACCTGCGGTTCACGGTCCGCCCGGACGAGGCGTTCTACATCCACTCGCTGGCCGAGCCGGGCGCCAAGCTGACCGTCGAGGCGCCGGTCCCGGTGCGGCCCGGGGACAAGGTCACCATGCTCGGCCACGACCGCCCCCTGACCTGGACCGTCTCGGGCGGCTCGCTGGTGATCGACGTACCGGAGGCCGCACGGAAGGCGGGCCGGTACGTGTGGGTGTTCAAGGTCGACTGGCGGGCCTGA
- a CDS encoding GH92 family glycosyl hydrolase translates to MRGTRRTRLCLAGVMAASALIATPAARAAERTDGHLTDLVNPFIGTQDEGNTFPGAAVPFGMVQLSPDTGHSTGYDYSQNRIRGFSLVHLSGVGCRIGGDLPVLPTTGDVTQTDYTRYAARFSHRDETASPGYYRVGLASGVRAELTATERTGVQRYTFPATDKANVLLNAAQALHKPVSSTVEILDDHTVRTEITGHGFCRDTGPYTVYTITRFSRPFTAYGTWDGETLTPGSRSGSGGAYVRFDTTGDRTVEATTALSYVDARGAARNLAAEGRRSFDAVRERAREEWETRLAAVHVQGGTDTLHRTFYSSLYRSFLAPNIGSDADGRYFGWDRRVHRARGYTYYQNWSLWDTYRTQAQLLALLAPREARDMARSVVAIDEDGGWLPKWGYGPVETNIMSGDPVTPFLTTAYQTGLLKGFEERAYRALRKNADGVPPAEYPGIGREANAEYLAHGFAPYDRNRPYAKMGDTDYHHGASVTLEYALADAMLAQMARGLGHHADAARFAARADNYRNIFDPATGFFRARDASGAFTGSPDPARGDGFHEGTAWQYQWLVPQDVPGMVRLIGGRRAANARLDSFFAYDRLLADPARTAREVWVHGDAYDYYNADKYNPMNEPDLIAPYTYLATGQPWKTTDVVHAALTLFTDGPTGMTGNDDLGTMSAWNVLSSIGLFPIQPGYDTWGLSTPVFDRVDLTLDRRYWPGGRLTITAPGTSATDRYIQSVRTDGAPHGRTYVTTGALRSLRSLAFTVGPRPSEWGTSPDAVQPVLK, encoded by the coding sequence ATGAGAGGGACCCGGCGCACGCGGCTGTGCCTGGCCGGGGTGATGGCAGCGTCCGCGCTGATCGCCACCCCCGCCGCACGGGCCGCAGAGCGGACCGACGGCCACCTCACCGATCTGGTCAACCCGTTCATCGGGACCCAGGACGAGGGCAACACCTTCCCCGGCGCCGCCGTGCCCTTCGGCATGGTGCAGCTCTCCCCGGACACCGGGCACAGCACCGGCTACGACTACTCGCAGAACCGTATCCGCGGTTTCTCCCTGGTCCATCTCTCGGGCGTCGGCTGCCGCATCGGCGGCGACCTGCCCGTCCTGCCCACCACCGGAGACGTCACGCAGACGGACTACACCCGGTACGCCGCCCGGTTCTCGCACCGGGACGAGACGGCGAGCCCCGGCTACTACCGGGTCGGCCTCGCCTCCGGCGTGCGCGCCGAGCTGACCGCGACCGAGCGCACGGGCGTGCAGCGCTACACCTTCCCGGCCACCGACAAGGCCAACGTGCTGCTGAACGCGGCCCAGGCCCTGCACAAACCCGTCTCCAGCACCGTCGAGATCCTCGACGACCACACCGTGCGCACCGAGATCACCGGCCACGGCTTCTGCCGCGACACCGGCCCCTACACCGTCTACACCATCACCCGCTTCAGCCGGCCCTTCACCGCGTACGGCACCTGGGACGGCGAGACGCTCACCCCGGGCTCCCGCAGCGGATCCGGCGGCGCCTACGTCCGCTTCGACACCACCGGGGACCGCACGGTCGAGGCGACCACCGCACTGTCGTACGTCGACGCGCGCGGCGCGGCCCGCAACCTGGCCGCCGAGGGCCGCCGGTCCTTCGACGCCGTACGCGAGCGGGCCCGCGAGGAGTGGGAGACACGGCTCGCCGCCGTCCACGTCCAAGGCGGCACGGACACGCTGCACCGGACCTTCTACTCGTCGCTGTACCGGTCGTTCCTCGCGCCCAACATCGGCAGCGACGCCGACGGCCGCTACTTCGGCTGGGACCGCCGCGTCCACCGGGCCAGGGGATACACGTACTACCAGAACTGGTCGCTGTGGGACACCTACCGCACCCAGGCCCAGCTCCTCGCGCTCCTCGCGCCGCGCGAGGCACGGGACATGGCCCGCTCGGTCGTCGCGATCGACGAGGACGGCGGCTGGCTGCCCAAATGGGGCTACGGCCCGGTCGAGACCAACATCATGAGCGGCGACCCGGTCACCCCGTTCCTGACCACGGCCTACCAGACGGGGCTGCTCAAGGGCTTCGAGGAGCGGGCCTACCGGGCGCTGAGGAAGAACGCCGACGGCGTCCCGCCCGCCGAGTACCCGGGGATCGGCCGCGAGGCCAACGCCGAGTACCTCGCGCACGGCTTCGCCCCGTACGACAGGAACCGGCCGTACGCCAAGATGGGCGACACCGACTACCACCACGGCGCCTCCGTCACCCTGGAGTACGCCCTCGCCGACGCCATGCTGGCCCAGATGGCGCGCGGTCTGGGGCACCACGCCGACGCCGCCCGCTTCGCCGCCCGCGCGGACAACTACCGGAACATCTTCGACCCCGCCACCGGCTTCTTCCGCGCCCGCGACGCCTCCGGCGCCTTCACCGGCTCGCCCGACCCGGCGCGCGGCGACGGCTTCCACGAGGGCACCGCCTGGCAGTACCAGTGGCTCGTGCCGCAGGACGTGCCGGGCATGGTGCGGCTCATCGGCGGGCGGCGCGCGGCCAACGCCCGGCTGGACTCCTTCTTCGCCTACGACCGGCTGCTCGCCGACCCCGCGAGGACGGCCCGCGAGGTGTGGGTGCACGGCGACGCGTACGACTACTACAACGCCGACAAGTACAACCCGATGAACGAGCCCGACCTCATCGCGCCGTACACCTACCTGGCCACCGGCCAGCCGTGGAAGACCACCGACGTGGTGCACGCCGCCCTGACCCTGTTCACCGACGGCCCCACCGGCATGACCGGCAACGACGACCTGGGCACGATGTCCGCCTGGAACGTGCTGTCGTCCATCGGGCTGTTCCCGATCCAGCCCGGCTACGACACCTGGGGTCTGTCCACGCCCGTCTTCGACCGCGTCGACCTCACCCTGGACCGCCGCTACTGGCCCGGCGGCCGTCTGACGATCACCGCGCCCGGCACCTCCGCGACCGACCGCTACATCCAGTCGGTCCGCACCGACGGCGCACCGCACGGGCGGACCTACGTCACGACGGGTGCGCTGCGCTCCCTGCGCTCGCTCGCGTTCACGGTCGGCCCGCGCCCGTCAGAGTGGGGTACGTCACCCGACGCGGTGCAGCCGGTCCTGAAGTGA